A DNA window from Pseudoalteromonas spongiae UST010723-006 contains the following coding sequences:
- the rnpA gene encoding ribonuclease P protein component: protein MEDFRFGRELRLLTPSHYSRIFNEPARAANQHFTLLAKRNDLDHPRLGLTIAKKRVKKAVQRNRIKRLARENFRLNRHQLDNIDIVLMVKTGVDELSNEELHKQLTKLWRKINERCQPGYKPKPRPNHWQKNKNAKKPNNKA, encoded by the coding sequence GTGGAAGACTTTCGCTTTGGTAGGGAGTTACGTCTGTTAACTCCCTCACACTACTCCCGCATCTTCAATGAGCCTGCACGCGCAGCAAATCAACACTTTACTCTTTTAGCAAAACGAAATGATTTAGACCATCCACGTCTTGGTTTAACCATAGCTAAAAAACGCGTTAAAAAAGCAGTACAACGTAATCGCATTAAACGACTTGCCCGTGAAAATTTCCGCTTAAACCGCCATCAACTCGACAATATTGATATTGTTTTAATGGTTAAAACTGGCGTTGATGAATTATCTAACGAAGAGTTGCATAAGCAATTAACTAAGCTTTGGCGCAAAATTAATGAGCGTTGCCAACCTGGCTATAAGCCAAAACCACGCCCTAATCACTGGCAAAAAAACAAAAACGCAAAAAAACCGAATAACAAAGCCTAA
- the yidD gene encoding membrane protein insertion efficiency factor YidD, whose amino-acid sequence MHFLFALPSNLMILIIKVYQKLLSPLLGQNCRFTPTCSSYAIDAIKIHGFVKGSWFAAKRIIKCHPLHPGGDDPVPDKQNSLKQHREK is encoded by the coding sequence ATGCACTTTTTATTTGCTCTGCCGAGTAATCTGATGATCTTAATTATTAAGGTATATCAAAAACTACTCAGTCCACTGCTTGGCCAAAACTGTCGTTTTACCCCGACATGCTCAAGTTATGCGATAGATGCAATAAAAATACATGGATTTGTAAAAGGGAGTTGGTTCGCAGCGAAACGCATTATAAAATGTCACCCTTTGCATCCAGGTGGGGATGATCCCGTGCCTGATAAACAAAATTCACTTAAACAACACCGCGAGAAATAA